The genomic stretch GTGCTTTGTTAGATTTGAGCGATCGCTATGAGGTAAGTGCGGAATTACTAGCTACAGGTGGCGTATGGTTACAGTCTGGAGAGTCTGCTTGGGCGTTGGACGGTCAAAAAATTTATGCTACTGTCGATAAAAAACTTTGGGATCGAGGAATAACGGAAACCAAAGATATACTCAAGTTAATTGTCAGTACGGCTGAATTTGATGCAACGCTGTTAGAATTAAACGAACTAGATTTACCCACTCGTGCCATTGCTAGTCCCAAACGGGGTAAAGGCACACTAAATCGCTTGATGAGTCGAGTCCAAACTAGGGCGTTTAGTAGCCAAGCAGAAACCGAAGTAGTGTATGACGACTGGATGACAAGTCAGGTGCATATTACTACGGTACGCCCCCAGGATACCGTTGCTATTCCCCAGGGTAATGAAAGCAGAAGTTTGGGAGTGGGCGTAACTATTCAACCTCATCCCGTTAAAGCCAAAGCACGTCTTACTACTGTCAAACAAGCTACCAGAGATCTACATACCAAACTTGTTCCCCCAATTCTGACGGAAGATATTAATTCGGTACAGCCTTTCCAATTTACTACCAGTCGCGGTAACGAACCTAGCTTAAACGTTCTGGAGTTAACCGAGGTTCAAAATCCTGAAATCGTTAGTAAACAACAACCTTTAAAACTAATTGTCGATACACCTTTAGCAGATAATGAGGAGTTATTACCCATAGCCTATGACGGTGAATTTTATTTGCCCTTGGGTTGGGGAAAAAGTATCGCAGGTGGGAAAACGGAAATTAATTTAACCAGATTACCTGCTGTTAATGATTCTGAAACTACTCGCAGTCTTGGCGGTTCGTTTCGGATTTTATTTCAAAAAATTGTCGGTCAGAAATTCAAACGGGAATATAAATACCCCTTGCTAGCTGTAGCTGATGTCGATGCGAATGAAACCGTAACTTACATTCAAGATACTCAAGAAGTTAAAGCCAAAGTTGCCGAAGCTAACAATATTATTCTCTATATTCACGGCATCATTGGCGATACAGAAAAGATGCTGCCAAGCGTGCGCCGTACTGAGGTAGCTATAGAAAATCAATCAAAACAAATAGCCGATTTTTACGATGTAGTTTTAACTTTTGATTATGAAAATCTTCATACTTCCATCGAAGAAAATGCCCGTTTGCTAAAACAAAAGCTAGAACGGGTTGGTTTGGGGGCGAATCATGGTAAAAACTTACATATAGTCGCTCATTCAATGGGAGGCTTAGTATCGCGCTGGTTCATCGAACGAGAGGGCGGTAAGGCGATCGCCCAACACTTAATCATGCTAGGTACGCCGAATGCAGGTACGCCTTGGTCAACTGTCGAAGATTGGGCGATAACGATGCTAGGTATCGGTCTTAATAGTTTATCTACCGTTTCTTGGTCGGTTCCCGTTTTAGGAATGCTGATGAAAGCGATCGGTACTGCCGCTAGTACCTTAGAGGTAATTGATGTATCTCTCGATCAAATGAAGCCTGGTTCGCAGTTTCTCAGTAATCTTGCCTCAAGTCCCGATCCTGGCACACCCTACAGCATCGTGGCGGGTAATACCTCAATTATTCCTGCTGCTTTGGAATCTCAAAGAAATAAACCCAGTCTGATTAAGCGACTGACGCAAAAACTGAGCGATCGCGCTATCTCTTTAGCATTCTTCGGTCAACCGAATGATATCGCTGTCGAGGTAGACAGCATCAAGAGTGTAGAGAGTAACCGTATCTATCCACCCCAAATACAGGAAGTGGCTTGCGATCACATGGTTTATTTTTGCCATCCCGAAGGTTTGAAAGGGCTGGCTGATGCTATTCAACAAGCTTGGCAAGCTGATTCCAGAAATTTGGTTACAGCAACCAAAATTAATAATCCTTTGGTTCGAGAAACTATTAACAAATTTAGATCTCCCTGGTTAATTAATATTATTGCTGGCACAATTGCGATCGCCACTGGCATCGGTACATTTATTTACTGGCAATATCAACCAATTCAACCCACAGAACAATCTCAACAATCAACAGCAAATTGAAAAAAATCCAACCTGCAGTAGCCAATTTCTAGAAGACACGAATAGCATCCTTTAAAACTGGTTCGCGTAAATGCTGGCGCAACGCTTTTCGAGTTTTTAAATCTACTCTTTTGATACTTTTTGATGTTTAACTACAGTCGATAGTACTTCTTTTCTATCCATTACCGATCTTTAGCGCATTAATCTACAGTTTATCACTGCTGAAATTGAACATTGTCAACAACCGAGAACCCTTTTCATAAAAGATTAGTTCCCATGTCTCAATTCAAACGCAACTTAGCGATCGCCATAGGCATAAATAATTACACCAACGGTATTGTCTCTCTTTCGACGGCGGTAAATGACGCTAGAGAAATTGCCCAAATTTTACAACAGCAACACGATTACCAAGTATGGGGTTTGTTGGACGAACGGGCAACTTTACAAGACTGCGTGCGCTTAATAGAAGAATTTTTGCCCCAAAACATAACCGAAAGCGATCGCCTGATTTTTTATTTTGCGGGACACGGTATTGCTTTAAATAGTGATGAGGGGCTAGAAGGGTTTTTGATTCCCCAGGATGCCAAACTAGGAGACACCAGCACTTACTTACCAATGGTGCGGTTGCAACAGGCTTTAAATAATTTGCCCTGTCGTCATTTTTTGTGTATCCTCGACTGTTGCTTTGCAGGGGCGTTTCGTTGGAGTAGTACCAGGAATTTATTAATCGCCCCTGAAGTAATTCATCAAGAGCGTTACGATCGCTTTATCGAGGCTGCTGCTTGGCAGGTACTTACTTCTACTTCCCATAACCAAAAGGCTGCGGATTTATTGATTCTCGAAGACGATCGCGGTGAGACTGATAATCATCATTCTCCCTTTGCTGCTGCTTTGATCGAGGCTTTACAGGGACAGGCTGATTCTAGTCCGCCTGCTATAGATGGCAAACCCTCTGGAGATGGAGTAATTACTGCTACAGAACTGTATTTATATTTGCGCGATCGCGTGGAAATAACTGCCGAAAGCAATAAAACTAGACAAACTCCTGGTTTATTCCCCCTCAACAAACACGACCGCGGTGAATATATTTTTATCACCCCTGGGCACGAACTCAATCTTCCTCCCGCACCGCCTTTAGATGAAAGTAATAATCCCTATCGCGGTTTGGAGTCTTTTGAGGAATCTAATAGTAATTTATTTTTTGGTAGACAGATACTAAGTGAGAAGCTGTATCAGTTTTGTTTGGAACGTTCTCTAACTGTAGTTTTGGGGGCCTCGGGAACGGGTAAATCTAGTTTAGTCAAGGCGGGATTGATTCCCCATATTAGAAGCTTAAAAGATCGACAATGGGCGATTTTAACCCCAATACGTCCTGGGGAATTTCCCTTTCAGGCGTTGGATGATATTTTAGTTCAGATTGGTATTGGTGATGATGAAGCGAATGGTAAAGAAGGTTCGCCAACCGCCCTCACAGGTAAAATATGGGACTATTTACAACAATGGATGCAGTCAAACCCGCAACAAAAACTATTGGTAGTCATCGACCAGATTGAAGAACTTTTTACCCTCTGTTGCAATAGTCAAGAGCGATTGCAGTTTTTATCTCTACTAAGTAAAGCAATTGCTACCTATCCTCAGTTACATTTAGTTCTGACTCTGCGCTCGGATTTTGAATCCCAGGTAAGAGACACTGAACTCGAACCCTATTGGAGTGATGCCCGTTTTGTCGTTCCTGCCATGACTAGAGAAGAACTACGGGAAGCGATTGAAAAACCTGCTTCTGAAAGGGTAATGTATTTCGATCCCCCCAGTTTAGTCGAGCGCCTGATTGATGAAGTGATTCAAATGCCAGGGGCGATGCCTTTGCTTTCTTTTGCTTTAAGCGAATTGTATCTTAAGTATTTGCAGAAGGTAAGAGAAGGAACGAGAGATAAACGAGCCATTACCGAAGCAGACTATCAGGAACTAGGAGGCGTAGCGCGATCGCTTACTAAAAGAGCCGATGCAGAGTATCAAGCTTTAGTCAAGCAAGTTCCAATCTACCACAAAACCATCCGTCAGGTGATGTTGCGGATGCTAGCGATTGACGCTGGTAATATTGCTCGTAGAAGGGTGTTTCTTAGAGAACTAAAGTATCCCCAAGCCAAACAACCACTGGTAGATAAAGTAATAGATCGCTTTTTAAATGCTCGCCTTTTGGTAAGTGGTAGCGATACTACAGGCGAAAAATATATCGAACCGGCACACGATGCTTTAATTAGGGGTTGGCAACGGCTTTTAGTTTGGCAACAGCAAGAACAAGAAAATCTAGTGCTGCAACGACGCTTAACTAGGGCAGCTTTTGAGTGGCAACAACAACAAAAGTTTAGTTTCTTGTGGCATGGCGATCCCCGCCTCAATCTTTTAAAGCAGGTACTTAAATCGAATAATAATTGGTTCAATCAATTAGAAACAGAGTTCGTCCGTCGCAGCATCGGGCAAAAACGTCGTAATGTAATCGGACGCTGGAGTTTTGTTACTGGCGCGTTTATGACGGTGTTGGTTTTCTATCAGCTATCGATCCTGTTAGAAAAAGCAGGTTTGGTTAGAAATTTACTAGCTAATAAGCCCGTAGATGCCCTGACGGTAGCAGTAGAAACTATGGGACACAATCGTTTATTACCCCTACCAATCAATCGACAGGTTCAATCTAGTCTACT from Myxosarcina sp. GI1 encodes the following:
- a CDS encoding caspase family protein, producing the protein MTKNIYALLVGIDAYTHPIPPLQGCVNDIKAIEEYLEGRVDRGDYQLHLRTLLDRDATRQGIIEGFREHLSQATSDDIALFYYAGHGSQEQAPPEFWDVEPDRLNETIVCYDSRIQGGWDLADKELGKLISEVVQNNPHTVIIMDCCHSGSGTRGELDLDVATRKAPLDKRQRPLDSFIVAPSEVKVSKTRSLSANSNWMFGKGEYIFLSACRDRELAKEYNANGEKRGVFSYFLVDTLKKANGNLTYRDLFKRTDALVRSKVTDQSPQIEAKDSGNLERSFLGRAIFTHPPYFTVSHQPNYGWVIDGGAVHGFLGRGDKGTGRQRVLKDTPSDNWENVETTELAIFPFETPVAELSQPDKAIATAQVLKVMPQLSQIEVENLDSATSYKAIVTSVPLLPKGVLITGDNPGVELARQVLQQQSSLYITEADKPEDAEWQVIARDRQYIITRPVDDRSLVAPIIEYTEANASQVIQRLEHLTRWTNIAELSSSATSRIPTDAVKMSVYQDGKELVDTDLRLSYYQENGKWQQPTFKVKLTNNSNLDLYCALLDLSDRYEVSAELLATGGVWLQSGESAWALDGQKIYATVDKKLWDRGITETKDILKLIVSTAEFDATLLELNELDLPTRAIASPKRGKGTLNRLMSRVQTRAFSSQAETEVVYDDWMTSQVHITTVRPQDTVAIPQGNESRSLGVGVTIQPHPVKAKARLTTVKQATRDLHTKLVPPILTEDINSVQPFQFTTSRGNEPSLNVLELTEVQNPEIVSKQQPLKLIVDTPLADNEELLPIAYDGEFYLPLGWGKSIAGGKTEINLTRLPAVNDSETTRSLGGSFRILFQKIVGQKFKREYKYPLLAVADVDANETVTYIQDTQEVKAKVAEANNIILYIHGIIGDTEKMLPSVRRTEVAIENQSKQIADFYDVVLTFDYENLHTSIEENARLLKQKLERVGLGANHGKNLHIVAHSMGGLVSRWFIEREGGKAIAQHLIMLGTPNAGTPWSTVEDWAITMLGIGLNSLSTVSWSVPVLGMLMKAIGTAASTLEVIDVSLDQMKPGSQFLSNLASSPDPGTPYSIVAGNTSIIPAALESQRNKPSLIKRLTQKLSDRAISLAFFGQPNDIAVEVDSIKSVESNRIYPPQIQEVACDHMVYFCHPEGLKGLADAIQQAWQADSRNLVTATKINNPLVRETINKFRSPWLINIIAGTIAIATGIGTFIYWQYQPIQPTEQSQQSTAN
- a CDS encoding caspase family protein, which produces MSQFKRNLAIAIGINNYTNGIVSLSTAVNDAREIAQILQQQHDYQVWGLLDERATLQDCVRLIEEFLPQNITESDRLIFYFAGHGIALNSDEGLEGFLIPQDAKLGDTSTYLPMVRLQQALNNLPCRHFLCILDCCFAGAFRWSSTRNLLIAPEVIHQERYDRFIEAAAWQVLTSTSHNQKAADLLILEDDRGETDNHHSPFAAALIEALQGQADSSPPAIDGKPSGDGVITATELYLYLRDRVEITAESNKTRQTPGLFPLNKHDRGEYIFITPGHELNLPPAPPLDESNNPYRGLESFEESNSNLFFGRQILSEKLYQFCLERSLTVVLGASGTGKSSLVKAGLIPHIRSLKDRQWAILTPIRPGEFPFQALDDILVQIGIGDDEANGKEGSPTALTGKIWDYLQQWMQSNPQQKLLVVIDQIEELFTLCCNSQERLQFLSLLSKAIATYPQLHLVLTLRSDFESQVRDTELEPYWSDARFVVPAMTREELREAIEKPASERVMYFDPPSLVERLIDEVIQMPGAMPLLSFALSELYLKYLQKVREGTRDKRAITEADYQELGGVARSLTKRADAEYQALVKQVPIYHKTIRQVMLRMLAIDAGNIARRRVFLRELKYPQAKQPLVDKVIDRFLNARLLVSGSDTTGEKYIEPAHDALIRGWQRLLVWQQQEQENLVLQRRLTRAAFEWQQQQKFSFLWHGDPRLNLLKQVLKSNNNWFNQLETEFVRRSIGQKRRNVIGRWSFVTGAFMTVLVFYQLSILLEKAGLVRNLLANKPVDALTVAVETMGHNRLLPLPINRQVQSSLLDAVQEIREQQQLIGHENKVNVVAYSPDGSRILTGSSDRSLRLWNSHGEPVGQPLQGHTESVTAAAFSPDGEFVASGSEDRTIRLWDRSGNSIGSPFVGYKNTVTAIAFNPVPPSSGDIIAGSSDDGTIRLWDRSGKPIGKPFIGHEAGITAIAFSPDGNLIASASKDRTVRVWDLQGNQVISPWRKHQDLVNAVAFSPDGKLIASGGDDEQIRLWDLQGNLVTEPFIGHVGIIWSLAFSQDGETIISASSDRTIRFWDLQGNEVELPLRGHLGLINSVAVTPDLSQVVSSSSDNTVRLWSVKDNSVSKVIEGHKGHVKSVAVSSDGESIVSAGQDSTVRLWDRSGILRDIFNGHQKVVNTVAISQDNKTIVSGSSDRTIRFWDSRGNSIGEPLFGHEDSVTSVAIDNDLVISGSDDRTIRLWDRSGSLISTLTGHEAGVTSIAISPDGSKLVSASRDRTIRLWDLNQKQQLETWSELYDSEIMTVNFSPDGNKIISGSRDGTMRLINLSNDSISKSFIGHEGIVNSAIFSPDGKRIISGSRDRTIRIWNTKGDLVTSPFRGHEGYVDSVAVNPDNNKIVSGSWDGTIRIWDTKREEWFKAGCDRLKNHATKSDRRINLWCKN